The Hornefia porci genome contains the following window.
TCACTCCGAACGCCGGACCCCGGGTCATCGAATATTCACCTGAGCTTTTCGCGTCCGTGGAAAAGGCCGTGGAGGCGCTGATGCTGGGCGCCCTGGAGCTGAATATCCATACCGGGAAAAAGTCCGCTCTCTGCGATATGCTGCGGGAGGCTCTGACTCATCAGCTGGAAACTCACAAAACCGCACCTCTCCACGAATACACCCGGACCTCCATGAGGTTCGACGGCTGCTTCATCCGCTGCACAGAAAACGACTATCTGCTGAAGATGTATCTGGAGGTCATGGACATCTTCTACCTGGTCGCGCTGTACGACCAGTCCATCAGGGAGGAAGAACGTCTGATTATCATTGAGGAGCACAGAAAAATCCTCCGGGCCATCGAAGACGACAGGTACGAGGAGGCAAGACATCTGATTATGAAGCATTACGGCAGAATGAACGGTGACTCCGTACCGGAAGGGAAACAGACAAGGTGACTTCTATGCCTCAGACACTGACAGAACTTGACCTGAACACCTCCCCCAGAATCCTTCTCCTGGGGAACGGACTGAACCGCGCATATGAAGGCTTCTCCTGGTCGGACATGATCGCCGGCCTGGGCTACCGGGAATTTTCACTGCGGGAGCGCCGGGCCATCGCCAGTCTGCCCTATCCGCTGCAGACGGTAATCGCCACCGGAGACCGGATCGACACCAGACTGATGGAAAACGCTCAGAAATACGATACCGATCTCCTTCCGGCGCAGCAGGCGCTGTTTCAGTGCTTCACTGATCTGCCCTGGGACGCGGTGCTGACCACCAATTACACCTTTGAAATCGAAAAGGCCGTCGACCCCTCCTTCAATTGCCGTACAAAGGCTTATCTGCCTTTTCAGAGGAGAACGGTCGATGACGCGTCGGAAGAGGATACCTATGCCCTCTATCAGTATTACAAAATGGAGGATGCCGCGCCGATCTGGCACATTCACGGGGATCTGACGCAGCCGGACTCCATGATCCTGGGCCATTACTACTACGGAAACGCCATCAGCCGTCTGCACAACTACTCCCGTGTCTTCACAGAGGAAATCGCGCGGCGCGAAAAGGCCGGATCGTCCTTTGTCCCCCGTTCCTGGGTGGACTACTTCCTGCTTGGCGACGTATACATCGTCGGCCTGGGCATGGATTATTCAGAGTCCGATCTGTGGTGGCTGGTGAACTGCAAGAAGATCTTCGGACGCGGCTCCATCCGCCTCTACTACGCTACGGATGAGAAACTGAAACGGCCGGTGGAGCGCATCTCCTATATGCGGAAATGCCTGGCCAAGCAGCTTCTCTGCGAAGCCTACGCCGTGGAATACATCCCGGAGTCCCTGGAAAGCAGCGATTACGCGGACTATTACCGCAGAACTGCAGAGACCATCAGTCAAGATCTGTAAACGCCGGCAGAAAGAGCCATCGGTCAGGTTTTACAGACACCGGCAACAGGAACCGTCGGTCAGGTTCTGCGAACGCCGGCAGAAAAGCCCCGGACGGGAGCCGCAGACCGCCATCGAATCGAAGGCGCAAATCCGGCTATACCCGCCCCGGGGATTTTTTACACTTCAGAAAGGTCTTTTCAGAAGAATTATTCCTCCACATAAAACTCCATCGGATAGGGAAGATACGCGATCGGATCCATCTGATCCACTGTAACATATCCTGCCGGGGCGTTAATCAGCGTCGGAATCCGGTTTACGATGGTGGCGCAGGTGTGTTCCACCGTTGCCGGCTTCACAACGTAGTAC
Protein-coding sequences here:
- a CDS encoding GntR family transcriptional regulator, whose translation is MTIQKTTIREQIYTIVRQRILSGELGLGEKINIMALSAELNVSNTPVREALSMLERDGLIKVTPNAGPRVIEYSPELFASVEKAVEALMLGALELNIHTGKKSALCDMLREALTHQLETHKTAPLHEYTRTSMRFDGCFIRCTENDYLLKMYLEVMDIFYLVALYDQSIREEERLIIIEEHRKILRAIEDDRYEEARHLIMKHYGRMNGDSVPEGKQTR
- a CDS encoding SIR2 family protein, whose amino-acid sequence is MPQTLTELDLNTSPRILLLGNGLNRAYEGFSWSDMIAGLGYREFSLRERRAIASLPYPLQTVIATGDRIDTRLMENAQKYDTDLLPAQQALFQCFTDLPWDAVLTTNYTFEIEKAVDPSFNCRTKAYLPFQRRTVDDASEEDTYALYQYYKMEDAAPIWHIHGDLTQPDSMILGHYYYGNAISRLHNYSRVFTEEIARREKAGSSFVPRSWVDYFLLGDVYIVGLGMDYSESDLWWLVNCKKIFGRGSIRLYYATDEKLKRPVERISYMRKCLAKQLLCEAYAVEYIPESLESSDYADYYRRTAETISQDL